The Ipomoea triloba cultivar NCNSP0323 chromosome 4, ASM357664v1 DNA segment attcaaCAAGACGATGGTACACATGAAATTTGCGACATATGAAATAAATTGTTGTTCCCATTTCAAATAGTCAATTCAAATACATCGATCTGCTATATGAGTAGGTACGTATGTTCGTGAGTGTTCATCAAATTAAACACgcaatgttatatatatatatatatagagtagagttcaagtgtgaacgcgtcttaacgtgtgaacagtgcgacctcaccactatgtatacagatatagaTCACTCATTGTTAGAAAATGTACCACACAAATTTGCAtcgttaggtacacatcactaaaaaacacaccactaagtatggaaatatacaccacacagtgtttggaaatgcacaattagagcCAAGGAGTTATAGTGCATTactttgggtgtgtggtgtattttttttggtgtttttgtgtattttcatgtggtgcgttttctaacattgagtggtgcattttataacattgagtggtgtgaatcgCACCGATCGCACGGAAAGATGCGGCCGTGGTGTGAATCGCACCGATCGCACGGNttttttttttttttttttttttttttttttttaaatttgaattttgaattaattttttacaataaattaaatttgtaggTTTTTAGTacttaattgttaattattttcaaaaataaaaataaaaattgttatttatgtGGTAGACTACTTTTCAAGCTTTGAAAAGATGTATGACTTTGTTTGCGGGTTCACTAGTGGTGATTAAAAGGGAGTTAAAAGACAGAATGTGAGagtcattttttcttttaatgtgaGAAAGATGTTTTATCAACTGAGAATTGAGATAATGATTATCGAAAAGGGTTGACATCATTGGTCAACATataaatacatgcatatatacatataaatatctGTATGATACAtacctatatatacacatacatatatgagtaCGTGTAGGGTGTAAGGGTGGTGTTATTATGTGCTTTACTGCTTttcaacatttttcttttttttttttaaaaaaaaaggagaaacagtataataatttaatatgtttGTTCATTTATTTAGGCGATTCGAGGTGCAAATaactaattttgttttaatttttctcctatgattcaaaaatatatgtattcaaCAAGACGATGGTACACATGAAATTTGCGACATATGAAATAAATTGTTGTTCCCATTTCAAATAGTCAATTCAAATACATCGATCTGCTATATGAGTAGGTACGTATGTTCGTGAGTGTTCATCAAATTAAACACgcaatgttatatatatatatatatagagtagagttcaagtgtgaacgcgtcttaacgtgtgaacagtgcgacctcaccactatgtatacagatatagaTCACTCATTGTTAGAAAATGTACCACACAAATTTGCAtcgttaggtacacatcactaaaaaacacaccactaagtatggaaatatacaccacacagtgtttggaaatgcacaattagagcCAAGGAGTTATAGTGCATTactttgggtgtgtggtgtattttttttggtgtttttgtgtattttcatgtggtgcgttttctaacattgagtggtgcattttataacattgagtggtgtgaatcgCACCGATCGCACGGAAAGATGCGGCCGTGGTGTGAATCGCACCGATCGCACGGAAAGatgcggccacatttgaacagatttctatatatattattacgatGAACTGTGTGCAAAGCGTGTGGAGATGGAAGGCTTGACCTGATGATCTAACGAGTCGACTAACAAATTAAACTGCAATCATTTACGTGTTCTTCTCTTGCCCGACATTGCATGTTTTGTGTGTCTTGCTTGCCATCAATACAAACAAACCCCCTCAGCTTTCTCCTCCTTCAATCACTTCATTATTCATATATTGTACCTTTAATATTCATCAATTACTTTACTTTGTTATATGGATAAAAATGAAATCATTCAAATtctacattaaatattatattattctcatCTCACtttataatacattttaacctcaaacttttttttttttttgaaaacaacctCAAACTTAATGGTACTACGCACTCCTGTCATAAAAACAAGTGAAGTAGGTAATTCGCAAGATATATCTCAACTAACTTAATTACATGCCACCAAATACTTGTATATTAGTATCCAGATTGGCCATGAAACAACCAAGTCTACCTATATATACCTCCCTTTTTAGTGTAATATAATCTTTGGTAAGATTTGAACTCTGCACTCTACAAAGCTTATGAACGTATTTTGGGTTGGTTGACAATTTGAGGTGCGCCATGGGGGCTCTCatctcattttatttatcataTTCGATTAACAAAACTTAGCTTgactcaaattatttaatttacaattaagCTTTTTGTAATGTTTAGTTTAATGTTAATATATAAAGTCATAAGAAAGGAGAAATCATAGATGATATAATTACTCAATGAATTGTAATGTGCGTGACAGATAAAACAGGACAAAAAGAGAAATAAAGAATCCCACCTTATACTGTGACCCCAGTCggcaaaaaatcacaataagTTAAATCGGACTAGGTTGATCATAGTTGACCAATTCAAACCAAGCAGACTTATGTCAGATCTTGAAACGTCACATGTGGTTATCAAGTGAAGTGTCTGAAGTCTGAACCAATTTAGTTGTCAAGCAGTGAATCACACATGGAGTGGTTGAACAAGTCTATAGTAAAGTATTAATGCTTCGTACTAAACATTTTCCAAGTGCTGTGAATCACGGATGGAGTAGGAGAAGAAGTAGGTAGTCAATGGTAAAGTATTAATGTCTTGTTCCCAACGTTTTTCATATTCACTAAAATTTCAACGTCAAACACAACAAACACTAATCTGTCTTCCTCGTTGCGTGTAATTCaattaatgtaaatatgacttgtCACAAAATATCTTTTATACAACCATTATTGAACTCAATGTAATCTTAAAGAATATTCATGATAGGGTTAGCTAGAGTGTGTACATGAAGCTAACATAGCCCGGTAATAACCTACACAAttcttaatttatatattgccTCCTTTAATCACACATACTGATCTTTTTAATCAATTCAACtgctaaattaaaaaaaaaagaaaaaaaaagaggaaacctttattttttaatgaagaagaaattgcaGTCGTTACTATTCGAGGGTATGAACTGAATTTCAAAACTCAATTTTTGGGACCACCGGGGGCTTGTTGAAACTGCTGGTATAAAGCTGCCATCCTACTAAAAGCGTCCATTGTCATTGGCTGCAATTGAAAAGCAATAAATCTTTCTATTAATGTtggaaataatatatatataatctaatttttcaatttagATTTTTAATGGTGACAAAATATAcctatcaattatcaataaatatgaaaaagaaaaaattatatttttcattcctAAATTATAcggtaattataaaatttatgtctGAATGTtagtcatgctcacttttcgtccttaaatTATCATCGACTTTGAATTTTTCGTACTTTTATGCACATCTTTCCTacttgagttatactaaaattgcaaatttcagtccttaatgttttattagtgaAAAGATAAGAATTGCAACGAAAAGTGgatatgaccaacacttagaaTTCTATAATTACCCGGCAAAAAACGTAATTTTtccaatgaaaataaaaatgggtACCTGAGATTGGGAAGCAAGAAATGCGGTTAAAGGATCAGGCATCATGGAagaagcggcggcggcggcggcggtagGCATGCGATCGAGGGAGTTCTCCCACCAGGCGGCCATGGGCATGAATGCAGCGGCGGCGGCGCTAGCAGCCGCCGGGTGGAGGAGCCCAGGGATTCCGGGGATGTTGGAGcggccggcggcggcggcaacGCTGTTCATGTCCATCACACCCATTCCCATCCCGGCCATGTTCATTCCCATGGCGGCGGCGGCCGCCGGCGCCATCATCGACATCTGCAGCTGTTGTTGCATCGCCAACGGGAACATCATCGGCGACATGTTCATCCTACTCATCATCTGCACTTGCGCTTGAAGCTGCTTCAGATATTCTATCACTTCGTCCAGCATCGAAGCCTTATCCGTCTGCAAAAACATcgttaaaaattatgaattcaATCAAATATTTGTCATACTAAGTTAGAACCATTATCATAACTTTGCACACTAATCACTAGATCGGGCCATGAGTCAGTTAGCCCGCCTTGTAACTCTAGAGTCTGGGGCATACTAGTCACTAGACAGAGTTATCAGTGAGTCTAAAGACACACTTTGATTTACTAGAAAGCCTACAGTTACTAGGAAAAAGTAAGTATTAGAGGGAGCCCCTCAAATCCGTGTGACCCTAACGTTGCCACAATGAGATAAACTAACTAATCAGGTTATCCATAGATCATAGTTGATCAACTTGAACCAAAAGAGTCTCTCACAAGAAATCGAATTTAGAATCTTATAGTTATCAGGTCAATTATTCAACTAACTTGGCTGGAATTACTCGAGTCAAGTGTGTACTAATTGCCACTCAATGTGAAGTTGAAGGAAGGGTAGCTGAGATCACACGCCATGCATGCCCATATATGATTGACCGGAGAGTAATCATCGGTCCTACGTAGGAGGAGAGGTATTTAGGTGGTTGATGAGATTTGTGTACACAACCAACACCCTTCTGTCGACATGTCTCCATTCCTTAACGTAACGTGTGTGGACTAGCATCCTTACACTATTACCAAACTTTTCCTACGCCACATGTGATAGGGCCGTATCATATTTCGTGGACCACCCTCACTATTGTTTTGCCTctttatatatatctactaaatatatatatatatagagagagtaTGTGTGTGCGCATGTGCCATCATTTTCAGTCATTAAAACTCCCAGCTTTTGATTTGTTTCCAAATCCATTTTCATATTTCATTGATAATTACTCCGTCCGATCCATATCTTTTGTGGAGATGTTGACTTGTTGTGGGATTtttctcgtcacccaaaaataataaaaaatttaatctaAGGATGGTCGGGTGAATAGAATATGatttttgtactaaaatattataatctaGGAGATGACGTTCCGTGGACGTATCCTCACTGATCCACGCCCCGAGTCGACGGACCAACCCGTCAGAATGAAATCAAATCAACACAATTATGCTATcatttaaagtattttttttattcatttcccACCCAAATCTAATAAAGAAGACGAAAACTCTATTTCATGGAAAGTCAGTCTTGTGTTTGATCGTCTTACATGAAACACTGGGATATAATAATAAGTtgacatgtaatatttttctataaactcatacaaaaaaaattaaacttttaactaaaaagtattatattctACTATCTTACGTCAAACTTATTCGTCAGTAACTAAAGAACCACCCAGACAGGCTAATAAAGGAGGGATTTATAGTTTATGGGTAAGGTTGTGATAGTTGTCAACATCGAATATCCAAGCAATATCGTACTATTCGAAACAAGTTGGGCTAATCAAGATTAAGATTACGATTGCAATAAGATTCCTATCTATTACGATTGCAATAATATTAGCACAATCATGGTATCGAATAGAAAAAAGTGGGGtttcatataaaaataatatatacttcgTACCTTACTAGAATTTGGAACCAACTTCTGCAACGTCTTCATCCTTTGGTTAATCTTGTCTCTTCTTTTCTGGTAataatcatgcatgcatgcaattaGTCTTTCTCCGACACAACAAATTCTTAATTGCAACATATCATATGATTCAGCTAATAACTGattaagaaaagggaattaTATTATAAGATTGTTAATTACATACCCTTTCAGATTGGTTGTGAATAGCAGCAGCCCTGCTCCTTTTTGTTGAGACTGAGGATTTTCCATTTCCTTTCTTCTTGTCCTCTTCATCAGTACCAATTTCCCTCTgcataggaaaaaaaataaggattttttgttgattttttggATGACAGAGAAAAATCAGTAGTTATTATTTAACTGTGTGCACAGGTAAAACCAATTTTGTGATTATAATCAACAAAGGGTAAACCAGCGTATAACTAATTGGGTCAAACTAAAAAAGATAATAGACAACTGTGTTGTCTATACCTGATCGGTTCAAATTAAGACCAGTAGACTATATTTAGAACGTGAAGAATGAGGGTATATTTGCCTGAGATCTGCTGTGACAGACGGAGTGATCATTGTCATCATTGGACTTATTTGTGCACTGTTTATCGGAGCTGGTGTTTTCCGGCGAGCCCATGGAGGCGGAGGTGTAGGCTTCGTTGCCCAAATCCCTATCGTACGTGGTTTCGATGGTCACCTGCCGGCTATCCCGGCCGTAGGTGGCGCTTCCGCTCACGCTCATCTGGTCGGTGCCCCTGTTGCTCCACTCGTGGGCGGCGGCGCGTGCTAAACTGGCTTCCCGTGTggctgcggcggcggcgccgcTGCACGACCCCACAAGACCGGAGAACCCCGCCACGCGTCCGGTTGACGGCGGTTCTCGGTTAttagtgttgttgttgttgttgttggcgCACGGCACTAAGGCGTCCATAGTCACCGTCACGGAGGCCGCGGCGGCGGGGTTatccccgccgccgccgccgccgtggTGGTCAAACCACGGCACGAGCTCCCCGCCCGGCCCTCCTCTACCACCGTCGCCGTCACCCTTCCGGTTCGTCGGCATGCAAGTCGCTTGGCTCACGATCGACTCCAGCGTCCCGCCGGCGCGTGGCTTATCCCACGTGTACTTCACCGCCGTCGCCGCCGCCAGCAACTTGCTCGGCACCCGCGGCGGCCCCAATCCATGCATCGCCAACTGCCCATTCTCCCACGTCAGCTCCGCAACCTCATAGTCCAATCTGCACCATCAAAATATAGTATAACGATACTGAATAATAATCCCACACAATCCCCCAATAATCTCaaacatcaaaaaaaaaaaaaagattactaTACATACGAAGGAACATCCGCCCCAAAAGAACTAGACCCCGATTGCGCGACGCCATTAATCTTCACCGTCGTGGTCGAATTATCCTCAACATCCCAGCTCGGAACACACTGACTCATCACGTAACACGAAGTTTAAATCTGTAACGTGAAAAAGGCTCACTGTCTTTCAGAACAATTTCAACTCACTAGTTACATACACACTAGACAGAGAAAAAAGGACCTTGGTTTGATGCACtgtaccattattattattattataaaaggatacatacataataaataTGTGGGATTGGAGGGCATATTCATGGAGAAAGAGAAGGTGGGGGGTGGTTTAATGCAGAGATTATACAGAGGATAAGAAGGGTAGAAGTGAAAGGGATGGGAGGGGACATGGTCCATGGGTTTGAAAGAGAAACAGAGTATTCTTATTGGCCATTACATATTTAGGGTATCTTGTAAAGAGATCtgtgtgggtgggtgggtgAGGCATTTCTGCcagttgaaaatttttaaagtgaAAACTACCAAAGAGAAAAAAGTTGTATTGCTCAATCATTAGATGCCCGCCCTCCACTGCATGTATGTATCTATTTCTTGCTTATACACATCACTTTTGTTTAGCCgtattctcttgtatatatgtttacaaactatatatatatatacatgtgtgtgtcaCACATTCATTTTAACTATTAATAGTTTATGCCGTCACCACTTCCCAACCTATCACTTCTCTCAAAATATATACACCTCAAAGAAAGGATCTTCTCTGCCTCGAGATCGGTGACTAAGTGGCCTGGCATTACATAAGTTATATGCCAAGACTTATTGGTcagtggcacccgattgcatTCTCATATAAAAAGAGGTGGGCTTTGAGTATACTCCACCCTATATTGCACTAAAAAGACTCTGTGCGACAAACTGGGAGTATTTGGAATAATCAAATATGTAACTTTTATGTACAAATATTATACTCCACCCACTCAATTAAAGCTTTCAAAATTAGTTTAATTAGCTAGTTTcctctcaaaaggttgaatcctcaaCCCCTACTTAGTTATCGCTTCCAAAATTAGTTTAATTAGCTAGTTTCCTCTCAAAAGGCTGAATCTTCAACCCCTATTCAGTTAACGCTtccaaaattaatttagttCAACTCAGTTATTGCTTCCACACTATCGCTAGTGAGACTTGATTCTgatctttcttttcaaattttaccTCTGTGATCAGTTAAGCTACAAATTAGCTAGTTTAACCAAGTTGAATGGGTCAAAACGCGTAATGATGGAGTCTAAACGTACTAAAACCTCATTATTAACCTAATCATCAGTAAATCATATCAACGTTTGTGTGAGAAGGCCGGCATGATTGACTTTGCAACTCTTATGTTCTTGGAATGATCTGTGGAGGGACCTCCAGCTAGTATAGCGATGAATGAAAGTGGAACTCAGGCCGGGTCGATTAAGTGGCCTGCGAAGGCGACACGTGTGGAGAGAAAATATAGAGAATTTTCTTCTTTCATATAACCTTCGGTATCTAATAGTTGCATGAAAACGAGACAACAAAATAtgcaataaatatagaaaatgaaatgtgggggaatatatatatatatatatatatatatgtaatgaatAACAATACgaataattatacttttagtCACTCTCTTTGGTATAAAATAAGTGTATTTAATCTCTAATTATCATACGTTACAATTTTGACTCTAATTTAGTCACGAAATTAACTATTTTTCATCCTTagaaatatattattagggacCAAAATTGTAACTTTCACAATTgcatataacaattttttttttgaataaaacgAAATCATATATTAACAAGTATGAAATAAATGTTCAATATAAGAAGGAATGGAAAAGTTCCAAACTAACAACCGTACTACTGAGAACTTGCCGTCCGAGTAAGAGGATGGACTAACAAATTCGCTGATGAAAGGACACTAATTCAAAGTGTCTGATAAGAAAACGACATCCCTCGATAACA contains these protein-coding regions:
- the LOC116016453 gene encoding transcription factor UNE10 translates to MSQCVPSWDVEDNSTTTVKINGVAQSGSSSFGADVPSLDYEVAELTWENGQLAMHGLGPPRVPSKLLAAATAVKYTWDKPRAGGTLESIVSQATCMPTNRKGDGDGGRGGPGGELVPWFDHHGGGGGGDNPAAAASVTVTMDALVPCANNNNNNTNNREPPSTGRVAGFSGLVGSCSGAAAAATREASLARAAAHEWSNRGTDQMSVSGSATYGRDSRQVTIETTYDRDLGNEAYTSASMGSPENTSSDKQCTNKSNDDNDHSVCHSRSQREIGTDEEDKKKGNGKSSVSTKRSRAAAIHNQSERKRRDKINQRMKTLQKLVPNSSKTDKASMLDEVIEYLKQLQAQVQMMSRMNMSPMMFPLAMQQQLQMSMMAPAAAAAMGMNMAGMGMGVMDMNSVAAAAGRSNIPGIPGLLHPAAASAAAAAFMPMAAWWENSLDRMPTAAAAAASSMMPDPLTAFLASQSQPMTMDAFSRMAALYQQFQQAPGGPKN